From Mycobacterium cookii:
GTGGCGCCGCGATCGAGCGGCTGGTGCGCGGTGGGGTGCTACTGCCTCGGCGCCACGGCGGTCTGCGCGTCGTGGCGGGTCGTGAGGAGGAATTGATTGGGGACGGAGAGCTTGAGGACGGTCCGGACCGTCTGCAGATACTGCCGGGTCAGCGATCCGGTGGCGTAAGGCAGGTCGTACTTCTCGCACAAAGCTCTGATGCGCGTCGACATTGCGGCATAACGGTTGCTGGGCAGGTCCGGGAACAGGTGGTGTTCGATCTGGTAGCACAGGTTGCCACTCATGAATGCCAGCAGCGGCCCCGCGCGGAAGTTCGCCGACCCGAGCATCTGCCGGAGATACCAGTCGGGCTTCGTCTCGCCATCCAGCACATCGGGAGTGAACTTTTCGGCTCCGTCGGGAAAGTGGCCACAGAAGATGACCAGATACGTCCAAAGATTGCGAGCCACGTTGGCGGTGAAGTTTGCCGCCATCGTACGTCGCCAGCCCCGCCAGCTGAGTAGCGGAAAGACGAGGTAATCCTTGCCGGTTTGGCGGGCGATCTTGCGGTATAAGGCTTTCGTCTGCAGCGACTTCGCTGCATCTGTTGTGACACGGGCTCGTTCGGAGTGCAGGCCATGGCGTGCGATGCCCCATTCGAAACCTATGGCCAACACCAGCATTCGCAGTAACTGCACTAGATGACCCGGATTCCAGGGCTGATCGCGGG
This genomic window contains:
- a CDS encoding fatty acid desaturase family protein produces the protein MAITDIRAYAHLTQADVEELSRELDAIRADIEESRGERDAHYILQAIRLQRALAAGSRLVLWASRKRLGWILGTAMLAVAKSIENMELGHNIGHGQWDWMNDPEIHSTTWEWDMAGVSSQWRYSHNYRHHMFANVVGVDDDLGFGVLRVTRDQPWNPGHLVQLLRMLVLAIGFEWGIARHGLHSERARVTTDAAKSLQTKALYRKIARQTGKDYLVFPLLSWRGWRRTMAANFTANVARNLWTYLVIFCGHFPDGAEKFTPDVLDGETKPDWYLRQMLGSANFRAGPLLAFMSGNLCYQIEHHLFPDLPSNRYAAMSTRIRALCEKYDLPYATGSLTRQYLQTVRTVLKLSVPNQFLLTTRHDAQTAVAPRQ